The Girardinichthys multiradiatus isolate DD_20200921_A chromosome 6, DD_fGirMul_XY1, whole genome shotgun sequence genome window below encodes:
- the LOC124870363 gene encoding vang-like protein 2: MDNESQYSGYSYKSSHSRSSRKHRDRRDRHRSKSRDSSSRGDKSVTIQTPGEPLLDAESTRGDDRDDNWGETTTVVTGTSEHSISNEDLTRVTKDLEESTPLECKRFIGPALGGCLSFFALVTPLAFLILPQVLWRDALEPCGTPCEGLYVSLAFKLLVLLISSWALFLRPPRATIPRFFVFRCLLMVLVFLFVASYWLFYGVRVLEPRERDYRGIVEYAASLVDALLFIQYLALVLLEVRHLQPAFCLKVVRSTDGASKFYNVGHLSIQRAAVWVLDRYYSDFSVYNPAVVNLPKSILSKKMTGFKVYSLDESSTNNSTGQSRAMIAAAARRRDNSHNEYYYEEAEMERRIRKRKARLVVAVEEAFTHIKRLHDDEVASSPKHPREVMDPREAAQAIFAPMARAMQKYLRTTRQQAFHSMESILTHLQFCITHNMAPKAFLERYLTPGPTMQYQQQSGRGRQWTLVSEEPVTSGLRQGLVFSLRRLDFSLVVTVTPLPFLRLGEEFIDPKSHKFVMRLQSETSV; the protein is encoded by the exons ATGGACAACGAGTCGCAGTACTCGGGCTACTCATACAAGTCGTCTCATTCCCGAAGCTCCCGAAAGCACAG GGACCGAAGGGACCGGCACCGCTCCAAGAGCAGAGACAGCAGCAGCCGTGGAGACAAATCAGTCACCATCCAGACGCCTGGAGAGCCGCTGCTAGATGCAGAGTCGACCCGAGGAGATGACAGG GATGATAACTGGGGAGAGACCACCACTGTCGTCACAGGCACTTCCGAGCACAGCATCTCAAACGAGGACCTCACACGAGTCACCAAAGATTTGGAGGAGTCAACACCGTTGGAGTGCAAACGCTTCATCGGCCCGGCGCTCGGAGGCTGCCTGAGCTTCTTCGCTCTGGTCACGCCTCTAGCCTTCCTCATCCTCCCGCAGGTCCTGTGGCGAGACGCCCTCGAGCCCTGTGGGACTCCCTGCGAAGGCCTTTACGTCTCTCTCGCCTTCAAGCTTCTGGTCCTGCTCATCTCCTCCTGGGCGCTGTTCCTCCGCCCGCCCCGAGCCACCATCCCACGTTTCTTTGTCTTCCGCTGCCTACTGATGGTGCTGGTGTTCCTGTTCGTGGCGTCGTACTGGCTCTTCTACGGTGTTCGGGTGCTGGAGCCCAGAGAGAGGGACTACAGGGGGATTGTGGAGTATGCCGCCTCACTGGTTGACGCCCTGCTCTTCATCCAGTACCTGGCTCTGGTGCTGCTCGAGGTCCGACACCTGCAGCCGGCTTTTTGCCTTAAGGTGGTCCGGAGTACGGATGGAGCCAGCAAGTTTTACAACGTGGGTCATCTTAG CATCCAGCGAGCTGCGGTCTGGGTGTTGGACCGGTATTACAGCGACTTCTCCGTCTACAACCCTGCTGTGGTCAACCTTCCGAAGTCCATCCTGTCTAAGAAGATGACAGGGTTCAAGGTTTACTCCCTGGATG AAAGCTCCACCAATAACTCCACGGGCCAATCGAGGGCCATGATCGCAGCGGCTGCCAGGAGGAGGGACAACTCCCACAACGAGTATTACTACGAGGAGGCGGAGATGGAGCGCAGGATCCGCAAGCGCAAAGCCAG GCTGGTTGTAGCTGTAGAAGAGGCCTTCACGCACATCAAGCGTCTCCACGACGACGAGGTGGCTTCGTCTCCCAAACACCCCAGAGAGGTGATGGACCCTAGGGAAGCTGCCCAGGCGATCTTCGCCCCAATGGCCCGGGCCATGCAGAAGTACCTGAGGACCACACGGCAGCAGGCCTTCCACAGCATGGAGAGCATCCTCACACACCTGCAGTTCTGCATCACTCACAACATGGCGCCCAAG GCTTTCCTGGAGCGATACCTGACCCCAGGCCCCACCATGCAGTACCAGCAGCAGAGTGGCAGGGGGCGCCAGTGGACTTTGGTAAGCGAGGAGCCCGTCACCTCGGGCCTTCGGCAGGGTCTGGTCTTCTCCCTGCGGCGCCTGGACTTCTCTCTGGTCGTCACAGTAACACCGCTTCCTTTCCTGCGGCTCGGGGAGGAGTTCATCGACCCAAAGAGCCACAAGTTCGTCATGCGGCTGCAGTCGGAGACCTCGGTGTGA